From Saccopteryx leptura isolate mSacLep1 chromosome 3, mSacLep1_pri_phased_curated, whole genome shotgun sequence, one genomic window encodes:
- the CABP5 gene encoding calcium-binding protein 5 isoform X1: MQVPTGPACIFLRKGIAEKQRERPLGPDEIEELREAFLEFDKDRDGFISCKDLGNLMRTMGYMPTEMELIELGQQIRMNLGGRVDFEDFVELMTPKLLAETAGMIGVQEMRDAFKEFDTNGDGEITLGELQQAMQRLLGEKLTSREISEVVQEADVNGDGTVDFEEFVKMMSR; encoded by the exons ATGCAGGTCCCCACCGGTCCCGCCTGCATCTTTCTGAGGAAAGGCATCGCAGAGAAACAGCGA GAAAGACCCCTGGGACCTGATGAGATCGAAG AGCTCCGGGAGGCATTTCTTGAGTTCGACAAGGACCGCGATGGGTTCATCTCCTGTAAAGATCTGGGAAATCTCATGAGGACAATGGGTTACATGCCCACGGAGATGGAGCTGATTGAATTGGGCCAGCAGATCCGCATGAACT tgGGTGGCCGTGTAGACTTTGAAGACTTTGTGGAGTTGATGACACCCAAACTGCTTGCAGAAACGGCTGGGATGATCGGTGTCCAGGAGATGCGAGATGCCTTCAAGGAA TTTGACACCAACGGTGATGGGGAGATCACCCTGGGAGAGCTGCAGCAGGCCATGCAAAGACTTCTGGGAGAGAAGCTCACCTCTCGGGAGATCTCCGAGGTGGTCCAGGAAGCCGATGTGAACGGAGATGGCACTGTTGACTTTGAAG
- the CABP5 gene encoding calcium-binding protein 5 isoform X2, which produces MQFERPLGPDEIEELREAFLEFDKDRDGFISCKDLGNLMRTMGYMPTEMELIELGQQIRMNLGGRVDFEDFVELMTPKLLAETAGMIGVQEMRDAFKEFDTNGDGEITLGELQQAMQRLLGEKLTSREISEVVQEADVNGDGTVDFEEFVKMMSR; this is translated from the exons ATGCAATTC GAAAGACCCCTGGGACCTGATGAGATCGAAG AGCTCCGGGAGGCATTTCTTGAGTTCGACAAGGACCGCGATGGGTTCATCTCCTGTAAAGATCTGGGAAATCTCATGAGGACAATGGGTTACATGCCCACGGAGATGGAGCTGATTGAATTGGGCCAGCAGATCCGCATGAACT tgGGTGGCCGTGTAGACTTTGAAGACTTTGTGGAGTTGATGACACCCAAACTGCTTGCAGAAACGGCTGGGATGATCGGTGTCCAGGAGATGCGAGATGCCTTCAAGGAA TTTGACACCAACGGTGATGGGGAGATCACCCTGGGAGAGCTGCAGCAGGCCATGCAAAGACTTCTGGGAGAGAAGCTCACCTCTCGGGAGATCTCCGAGGTGGTCCAGGAAGCCGATGTGAACGGAGATGGCACTGTTGACTTTGAAG